In the genome of Aphidius gifuensis isolate YNYX2018 linkage group LG6, ASM1490517v1, whole genome shotgun sequence, the window AAattcttgttgaaaatttaatcaattatgaTGATTTCAAactcaaattattaaatatttttttaaaaaatatattgttaataataattataatacttttaaataaataataaatttttctatacattatttattatttaaaattaaaattatgatattttgtataataatcaagttttattgttacgatttttaattaactgaataaatattgatttaaacaaacaatgaaaataaattttgaattaaattaatataaatattcagtAAATTAATATcgtaaataattgttattattaagcaatcaattttttatcttttttttttttttaatttttaatttgtttaattttatttatttataacaatatttttatgtttaatttattagttatGGTGCCAGTATCTTCAACAGTAATACCTCTGTCAGATTACAAAGTTGGATATGGCTTTGGATTTTTtagcaaaaacaaaaaagcacAGTCAAGCTACAAACCCGAAGGacaagttaaattaataacaggTAGttgctaatttattttttctttataaattaataattaaatataaattatttttaattaataattttttcattacagttaaaaaaagaagagattAGTTGTCTTTTAAATAtccaaaagataaaaatgtaaaCTTTAATCAAATTTGATTTCTTTAGAGCTCA includes:
- the LOC122859096 gene encoding uncharacterized protein LOC122859096 → MIKFVINILIICLINETIGVPTIYKRNEDNIFEPVMVPVSSTVIPLSDYKVGYGFGFFSKNKKAQSSYKPEGQVKLITVKKRRD